GAGTTCTGCCCTGGACCCAGGGTTGCTTCTCAGAATCTCAAACAAATAATCCCTCACATTATTATACTGCTCCCTCTCATTGCCCATTATCTTTTCCCTTGCCTCTTTAACTGCTCTATAGACCATTTTTGGATGTGCAGTGAGTGAGAATTCCTCTCTCAGAAAGTCAATTGCCTCATTTGTTCTCATGTGGGGTTGTGTAGTCATTCTCTTCTCCACCTTCTTACTAATCCAATGTTGATCAGCCGCGTTACTACCGAGGTCCCGTGCGCACGTGTGTTCATTTTTGTAGGTCTTCACCTGATAGCACTGCAATGACTTGTTGTATGACAAATGAACTATATACGGGCACTCATCATCCATGCATCCCACCCTAACTCTCTCCCTGTCATTCTTTATCCACCTAAGCTCTCTACCCTCAGCAATGAATGAGTCCTTCACAACTTCCTTAAATCTGTCTATGGTTGCAAACCTAGTCCCTAATTCAAATCGTCCCTCTCCAAAAGCATATTGATCATCAAACTCAGGAAATATTTGCTTGCTGGATTCATCTTCTGATGATACAGGAGTGTGTAAATCCTCAGAATAGTAGTCATATATGgggtcatcatcatcatcttggAACCCACTCACATAAAACCTCACATCCCCTTCTTTGTAGGGCTGTGCATCTCTGTTGGGCTCTTCATTAGGGCCTTGCCCAATATCACCTCTGGGCTTTTGCTCATTGGGCCCAGTCTTGGCCTGCTTCTCATTGGGCCCAGTCTTGGCCTGCTTCTCATTGGGCTCATTCCTACCCTGCTGCCTTCTCTTCACCTCAGATGCACCCATTCCTCTGTTTTGTCCCTTCTTTACCCAACTTCTCTTGTTCCTTTTCACTCCTGTCTTCTTTGCAGCTGGCTTGTTTCTAGATGCCTTACTTGGCGATACAATGTTTTCCTTTGTCTTACTAACTCTCTTCCTCTTCCCTACTCTGTCAACAGCACTATCATCACTCTCACTTTCAAATCCGGGTGGTGGAGGTTTGTAGGGCTCATCCTCCGTACTCTCATACCCATCATCCGAAGATGAACTCTGAACCTCTTCTAACACAGGACTCTTACCTTTACCTTTGTTTCCACCATCCTCCACAATCTCAGGCTCATCAACTGGGTGGTCAAAGTACAGGTAAAACTCATTCGTCTGTGCATTCTTCATTTTGTTCTCACGCATGGCATTAATACCTGCATCCCCCGTCAAGATGTGCAGTCCCGACTCAACATCAGCACTCGTTGGATCATACCAATAAACTGCATTGTACGATTGGTACCCCAAACCTTTGAATAGTGTGATCAAGTCcccaaaattcacaaaatccAGGTCCATTTCGGGAAACTTCTTTACCTTCCCATTCTGATAAATAAGGGTTCCATCACTCGTTCTAACAAAACTACCTCCATGGTGAAAAACTGGCACCACAAACACATCAACCATCTTCctaaacaaaaacacaaaaaccaATGATCAAATAAGCGTACACTCAAACAGCAATGTCCTCAAACAAAAACCGAAAACAAAAAACAACCAAgaacaccctaaaccctaacatTCAATCACTCTCACGGGAACCACGCACATACTTTTTTAGCCACTACTATCCCCATGCACAGACAATCCTTTCACAAAACAGTTTTTACTTCCATAACCATAGAACCTGAAAATCAACACATTAAGCAGCGAAATGGATTCTTACCTCTGGTGACGAAGACGGCAAATCGGACAACACTGAATGGTTCTCCCTCTTCGACAACGAATGCGCACCGAAAACTCCTCAGTCTGGGTAGTGATTTTGGAGGGAGAAACAGAGTCTTCTTGGGTTTGATCGTTGGTCTTCTTAGGGCTTAATGTTATTCTCTCTCAACTGTGTGGGTGTAATGGACATTGTACATAAGTCAAGGAGTGATAATGCAGTTAAGGGGCACCAATCTAAACGACGTAGTTATGGGCTCCAGGGACTTATTTGTCCACTTTCCAAATGCTCCATCTCACTAACGTGCCACGTTGGCATCCGTCATGCCAGGTAAGACGAAGGGAAGCCACGTCAGACTTTTCCGTTGTGTCTGACGGTGGCTTTTTGACGGAGGGACAGATTGGTCCTATTTTCAAGGAGGTCAGggatttaaatgtattttccaATGCTCAGGAACGAAAATGTCCGCAGGGTAAAAGGTCAGGGACTTATTTgtccttttttcaaaaaaaaaaaaatttcttgaatGTTGATTTCACATTGCACTGAAATATCgttaaagaaaaatgaagaagaaatatcATTGTGATTTGCATTTTGTGGTGGAAATGCTTAACCCAGAAGAAACAATTCTGGTCAATGATGACCAAAAATAAAAACTCCAAAAGATCCTTTGACTATCATCAGTGCTATGTATTTTTAAGAttcgttatatatatatatatatatatatatatatatatatatatattataaaaaagataGTTTTATTGGtgtgttttattttatattttaattttttatattttttaattttataaaataaaaaataatattatacattCAACTCTTTTTATGAGTCAAATCCAACCAAGTTTAATAAAAGATGAATTATATAGTAAATATGTAAgtttatagatttttttttatggggtgaaaaaaaattgaaaaagctAGGATCCACATTTTgaacaacaataaaataataaaaaataactataaaaaaaatttatattctctCTATACAACTTTAATCTATATAATAGAGTGTCccttaataaaattatgaaagaataaaaaaaataaattttttttattgtatatttttgtTGTCGTATATTATGGAAAAACAATGCAACctatttatattaattactaaattgattttaaattttaaaataagataaaacaaccaaaatttttagatttagaaaaagataagtataactaacttaaaaaaaaataaacataacaaatattatttttagaagaaaaagataagataagataataaataaaaataaaataaaaatttaataaaattaaacaataagaCTTAAAATAATGTTAGCCAtaactgattttttttatattagaacaacttaattaaacttaaatgcataacattattaaaaaataaaacattattatttttattttttattttaaaaattttttaaaataaaaaatattaaaaattaaaataaaaacataaaaacataAATCAACCACATCAAAATTGTCAActtattttatcttaattattaatatattttcgtTTTATTTTCAAGAAACCAAATGAATTATTCCCTTAACTAAGGAGTTTAAGTAAGTGTCTAATACATTATTGAtaataatcaatatttttttttgtaaatattaaTTTCCAACAAGtcattaattatattttcaGAATTGTATAAGAAATCaaactctcttttttttctattttttttcttaactATAATCTATagacattaaatattaaatattaaataatggaTAAAAGGCAAAATTCCTTATGGATTTGACCTTTTTAAGAAGGGAAAGgagaaataagaagaagaagtaggTTTGACCAAAAGCTTCAAACTAGTAATAAATGACGGCGTGCGCGGTTTCCACCTCACCCCAACTTAAATTTAACACGTGTCGTTTTCCACCGTCCGTAACTATAACTGTAAACCTCCCTCTTCCCCCTCACCCTTGTCTAGttatcttaatttattttgctttttttttttcaaaaacctaACCTGTTCAaacccaaaagaaaaaaaaaatcgagaAAAATATTAGGTATTGCTTGATTGATTCGAATAGCTTACTTTTCAATTTcttgattatgattatgattatgattattatctGCGTTATTAGATTTAGATTCGTTTCCTTAAGCTGAAAATTTTCCAGGTTTCGATTTTCCTGCAGGATCGTAATCGCGATCGAAGAAGATGTTGGAGCAGTTGTTGATATTTACGAGGGGAGGCTTGATCCTGTGGACATGCAGGGAGCTCGGTAACGCCCTCAAGGGTTCTCCGATCGACACCTTGATTCGATCTTGTTTGTTGGAGGAGCGATCCGGTGACGCCAGCTACAACTACGATGCACCTGGAGCTTCTTACTCCCTCAAGTGGACTTTCCACAACGATCTAGGGCTTGTTTTTGTTGCGGTCTACCAGCGGATTCTCCACCTTCTTTATGTCGACGATCTTCTCGCCGCCGTCAAGCGCGAATTCTCGCAGATCTACGACGAGAAGAGGACGGAGTACCGAGATTTTGACGAGATTTTTCGCCAGCTGAAGGCGGAGGCTGAGGCACGAGCTGAGGATCTCAAGAAGGCGAATCCTGTTGGGAGGACCGTCGCCGGTGGCGGTGGGAATAGCAACAGCAAGAAGCAGGGGTTAGGGCACAAGGTTGGATCCgaaggtggtggtggtggtaagAAGAAGAGCAGTGGTGGTGATGGAGATGGTGATGGTGATAGGAAGAAAGGGGGTAGATTGGAGAATGGACACACTAATGATAATTTTGTTGTAGTTAAAGAGACTAACTTGAAAGGTAGTAGTGTGAATGGTAAGGAGAATGAGAGCTCCAATCTTGGGGCTTTTGATGTAAATAGGCTTCAGAAGCTTAGGTCCAAAGGTGGGAATGGGAAGAAGGGTGGTGATGGTGCTGTTTCTGCCAAGGGTCCTTCCAAGGCGGAGCCTCCAAAGAAGGCAGTGAAGAAGAATAGGGTTTGGGATGATTCGACCCCTGAGACCAAACTGGATTTTACAGATCATGGGGTTGATGATGGTGGGGATAGGAAAGTTGATTTTCTGGCTAAAGAGCAAGGGGAGAGTATGATGGATAAGGATGAAGTTGTTAGCAGCGATAGCGAGGATGAAGAGGAGGAGGATGGTGATGACACTGGGAAGAACAGTAAGCCTGATGCTAAGAAGAAGGGCTGGTTTTCCTCTATGTTCCAGAGGTAAGATTGTTCAACTATTGAACTTGATCTTTGTATTGTGGCGGAATTTTGCTTGCTCTGTTTAGATTTGTATTAAGTTGTTTGAATATGTTGCTAGAATGAGATGTAGTGTACCTTATGGGGTTGCATGGATGCTTTGCCGTATGAATTCCTGAAAATTGATATTTAGATATACATTCGTTATTTAACTTTGTATGTGAAGATTTCGTACGTTGTCTTATCAGGAACTCATTTTATAAGTGTTACATAGGAGTAAATTGCATAGCTatagagagaagagaaggaaaATTTAGAATGACAGAGAGAAATTTAATATGAAATGATGAGATCCATATCCATATCCATACTTAGTTCACTAGGAGAGGCTTGGGTGGGAATTTCGAGCAGCAAAGTTAGTTGATTGTGTGTTTAAAGTTGTGAGCATGATGTTTTTTGTTTTAGgttcactttttttttaagCGTAAGTTGCATAAATTTTTGTTGGTATAATTTGCGGTAATTGAGAGTGACTAATTACATATTGCTGCACTTCCTTGTTCTCAGTATTGCTGGGAAAGCAAATTTGGAGAAGTCAGACTTGGAACCAG
Above is a genomic segment from Arachis stenosperma cultivar V10309 chromosome 1, arast.V10309.gnm1.PFL2, whole genome shotgun sequence containing:
- the LOC130968308 gene encoding uncharacterized protein LOC130968308 gives rise to the protein MLEQLLIFTRGGLILWTCRELGNALKGSPIDTLIRSCLLEERSGDASYNYDAPGASYSLKWTFHNDLGLVFVAVYQRILHLLYVDDLLAAVKREFSQIYDEKRTEYRDFDEIFRQLKAEAEARAEDLKKANPVGRTVAGGGGNSNSKKQGLGHKVGSEGGGGGKKKSSGGDGDGDGDRKKGGRLENGHTNDNFVVVKETNLKGSSVNGKENESSNLGAFDVNRLQKLRSKGGNGKKGGDGAVSAKGPSKAEPPKKAVKKNRVWDDSTPETKLDFTDHGVDDGGDRKVDFLAKEQGESMMDKDEVVSSDSEDEEEEDGDDTGKNSKPDAKKKGWFSSMFQSIAGKANLEKSDLEPALKALKDRLMTKNVAEEIAEKLCESVAASLEGKKLASFTRISSTVHAAMEEALVRILTPRRSIDILRDVHAAKEQRKPYVVVFVGVNGVGKSTNLAKVAYWLQQHNISVMMAACDTFRSGAVEQLRTHARRLEIPIFEKGYEKDPAVVAKEAIQEASRNGSDVVLVDTAGRMQDNEPLMRALSKLIYLNNPDLVLFVGEALVGNDAVDQLSKFNQKLADLSTSSTPRLIDGILLTKFDTIDDKVGAALSMVYISGAPVMFVGCGQSYTDLKKLNVKSIVKTLLK